Proteins found in one Maridesulfovibrio sp. genomic segment:
- a CDS encoding anthranilate synthase component I family protein gives MKIELTQYGKWLPADTQTPISLYLGLVGEAPGILLESAEVDGRLGRYSLIAWDFRLKLSPMNGKLSVECADSRLAGLASYSGMDFLDGMRAVMKALHLKAQPEVGELPALTRGLYGTLGYGIAGMLEPKLKDKLPADDAEVRLALPGRVVLFDHLKHSCCFLSLDKDDAPEFTPPVFGAECEPTKVGDPVAVPGKEKYMEGVNKVKDLIAEGECIQVVLSTRFSAPFSGNSFDLYRRLRQANPSPFMFYMKFSREEILLGSSPEMMARCERGRLEVRPIAGTRPRGKDAAGDRKFAEELLADPKEIAEHVMLVDLGRNDLGRIAKPGSVSVEKFKQIEYFSHVMHITSYVEADLRDDHDAIDVLQATFPAGTLSGAPKIRAMEIISEIEEVPRGPYGGCIGFIGLDKDTVNLDTGITIRSMWIRDGKCHWQAGAGIVYDSDPEMEWKECNNKARVLKEILQSEGGDVFTRG, from the coding sequence ATGAAAATTGAACTTACCCAGTATGGCAAATGGTTGCCTGCTGACACGCAGACCCCGATCAGCCTGTACCTGGGGCTGGTGGGCGAAGCACCGGGGATTCTACTGGAAAGTGCCGAAGTTGACGGCAGACTCGGACGTTACAGCCTTATCGCATGGGATTTCAGACTGAAACTTTCGCCCATGAACGGTAAGCTTTCCGTTGAATGTGCGGATTCCCGTCTGGCCGGGCTGGCAAGTTATTCGGGCATGGATTTTCTGGATGGAATGCGTGCAGTCATGAAGGCTCTGCATTTAAAAGCGCAGCCGGAAGTGGGCGAATTGCCGGCGCTGACCCGCGGGCTCTACGGAACACTCGGCTACGGCATAGCCGGAATGCTCGAACCCAAACTTAAAGATAAGCTTCCTGCTGACGATGCTGAAGTCAGACTGGCCCTGCCCGGACGGGTGGTGCTCTTCGATCACCTCAAACATAGCTGTTGTTTCCTTTCCCTTGATAAGGATGACGCTCCGGAATTCACCCCGCCTGTTTTCGGCGCCGAGTGCGAACCCACCAAGGTTGGCGATCCTGTTGCAGTGCCCGGTAAGGAAAAATATATGGAAGGAGTCAATAAGGTTAAAGATCTTATTGCGGAAGGTGAGTGCATTCAGGTTGTCCTTTCGACCCGTTTCTCCGCTCCTTTCAGCGGAAATTCTTTTGATTTGTACCGCAGGCTCCGTCAGGCAAACCCTTCACCGTTCATGTTTTACATGAAGTTCAGCCGCGAAGAAATCCTGCTCGGTTCTTCACCTGAAATGATGGCTCGCTGCGAACGCGGAAGGCTGGAAGTAAGACCCATCGCCGGAACCCGCCCGAGAGGCAAGGATGCTGCAGGGGATCGCAAGTTCGCTGAAGAGCTGCTGGCTGATCCCAAGGAAATTGCCGAACACGTTATGCTGGTCGATCTCGGCCGCAACGACCTTGGCCGTATCGCCAAGCCCGGAAGTGTGAGTGTGGAGAAGTTCAAGCAGATTGAATATTTCAGCCACGTCATGCACATCACTTCCTACGTAGAAGCAGATTTACGTGACGATCATGATGCCATTGATGTGCTTCAGGCCACCTTCCCGGCGGGAACTCTTTCCGGTGCCCCTAAAATACGGGCCATGGAAATCATTTCCGAAATCGAGGAAGTTCCCCGCGGACCTTACGGCGGCTGCATCGGTTTTATCGGGCTGGATAAGGATACCGTAAACCTTGATACCGGTATCACCATCCGCTCCATGTGGATCCGTGACGGCAAGTGCCATTGGCAGGCCGGGGCCGGAATTGTTTATGATTCCGATCCTGAAATGGAATGGAAGGAATGCAACAACAAGGCAAGAGTACTCAAGGAAATTCTTCAGTCGGAGGGCGGTGATGTTTTTACTCGTGGATAA
- a CDS encoding aminodeoxychorismate/anthranilate synthase component II: protein MFLLVDNFDSFTFNLVQAFQQLGADPLVLRNDREEILELAESGKLERVCLSPGPSNPENAGLSLEFLSRLPKEVPVLGVCLGHQTLGHFAGASVVRAGRIMHGKTSDIYHKNDGIFSGLDNPFNVCRYHSLVVNVDEAPDMLELTAWTDQDEVMGLRYKDRPWTGLQFHPESILTPDGPKLLKNFLDGNI, encoded by the coding sequence ATGTTTTTACTCGTGGATAATTTTGATTCGTTTACCTTCAATCTGGTGCAGGCTTTCCAGCAGTTGGGAGCTGATCCGCTGGTATTGCGTAATGACCGTGAGGAAATCCTCGAACTGGCCGAATCCGGTAAACTGGAACGGGTCTGCCTGTCTCCCGGACCGAGCAATCCTGAAAATGCCGGGCTTTCTCTTGAATTCCTATCCCGGCTGCCCAAGGAAGTCCCGGTACTGGGAGTATGTCTCGGACACCAGACTTTAGGCCATTTTGCAGGGGCATCAGTAGTTCGTGCCGGACGCATCATGCATGGCAAAACTTCAGACATTTACCATAAAAATGACGGCATCTTCAGCGGACTGGATAATCCTTTCAACGTCTGTCGTTATCATTCACTTGTTGTTAATGTGGACGAAGCCCCGGACATGCTGGAGCTGACCGCGTGGACTGATCAGGATGAAGTAATGGGCTTACGCTACAAAGACCGTCCATGGACGGGATTGCAGTTTCACCCGGAATCTATTTTGACCCCGGACGGACCGAAGCTCTTAAAGAACTTTTTGGACGGAAATATTTAA
- the trpD gene encoding anthranilate phosphoribosyltransferase codes for MSQIISESLTALSSGQDLTTEQADAVFEELFSGEMTNAQAGALLMGLRCKGEKAVEIAAGVRAALREAKLIKGINSPCIDTCGTGGDGTNSFNCSTAVALFLADMGYLVTKHGNRAVSSSCGSADVLEDMGVSLGTNANEARDVLLRDKFVFLFAPNYHPAFGKIAPIRKELGIPTLFNLMGPLLNPARPTHQILGVGRPEILRLMAEVLVLTNVEKAYVVHGACNFDELTPFGVNEAFLVENGELTEVKIDPADYGFALSKPEDVAVNDREEALSTIRKVLSGKAPQAMLDMVALNLGAALSILDGISLSEGMEKAKAKVAKGVDKEY; via the coding sequence ATGTCACAGATTATAAGCGAATCCCTGACCGCTCTTTCTTCCGGTCAGGACCTGACCACAGAACAGGCCGATGCTGTATTCGAGGAACTTTTTTCCGGTGAAATGACCAATGCTCAAGCTGGAGCGCTGCTCATGGGGTTGCGCTGCAAGGGCGAGAAAGCGGTTGAGATTGCCGCCGGTGTACGAGCAGCTTTGCGTGAAGCAAAGTTAATCAAAGGTATCAATAGCCCGTGTATCGATACCTGCGGTACCGGGGGAGACGGTACCAATAGCTTCAACTGTTCCACGGCGGTAGCTCTTTTCCTTGCGGATATGGGGTATCTGGTTACCAAACACGGCAACAGGGCGGTTTCATCTTCCTGTGGTTCCGCTGATGTTCTGGAAGATATGGGTGTGTCACTGGGAACAAACGCAAATGAGGCCCGTGATGTGCTTCTGCGCGATAAATTTGTGTTCCTGTTTGCCCCGAATTACCACCCGGCCTTTGGAAAAATAGCTCCAATCCGTAAGGAATTGGGAATTCCGACTCTTTTTAACCTCATGGGCCCACTCCTGAACCCTGCTCGTCCCACTCATCAGATTCTCGGTGTCGGCAGACCGGAAATCCTGCGTTTGATGGCTGAGGTGCTGGTGTTGACCAATGTTGAGAAGGCTTATGTAGTCCACGGTGCCTGCAATTTTGACGAGCTGACTCCCTTTGGCGTGAATGAGGCTTTTCTGGTGGAAAATGGTGAGCTGACCGAAGTTAAAATCGATCCGGCTGATTACGGATTTGCCTTGTCAAAGCCTGAAGATGTAGCTGTTAATGATCGGGAAGAGGCTCTGTCGACTATTCGCAAGGTGCTTTCCGGAAAAGCTCCGCAGGCCATGCTCGATATGGTGGCGTTGAATCTTGGTGCGGCGCTCTCCATTCTGGATGGTATCTCTTTGAGCGAAGGCATGGAAAAAGCCAAAGCCAAAGTAGCTAAGGGTGTGGATAAGGAATACTAG
- a CDS encoding indole-3-glycerol-phosphate synthase — MLEKFRIAKQAELDMLQRMQAEGKSFTPYAGERSSFADAIRRDKNGLKVIAEYKRASPSKGDINLGLCAADVAGMYAAGGASAISVLTEEQYFKGNLSYLDEIKSSGLPMLRKDFLTDLLQIEQTVATPASALLVIVRMFKDDGYLKEMIERTHAAGLAAVVEAFDETDLVRAKKAGAEIIQINNRDLDTLGIDMNRSVESIRQKDEGEIWICASGISEPEDCARMNELGYDTVLVGTSIMSSPDPQAKLASLVAGGRS; from the coding sequence ATGCTTGAAAAATTTAGAATAGCGAAACAGGCCGAGCTGGATATGCTGCAACGGATGCAGGCCGAAGGAAAAAGTTTTACTCCCTATGCGGGGGAACGTTCATCTTTTGCCGATGCAATCCGTCGTGATAAAAACGGTCTGAAAGTCATTGCGGAGTACAAGCGCGCTTCCCCGTCAAAGGGAGATATCAATCTCGGGCTATGCGCTGCGGATGTCGCCGGGATGTATGCTGCCGGAGGAGCTTCGGCTATTTCAGTGCTTACCGAGGAGCAGTACTTTAAGGGTAATCTCAGCTATCTTGATGAGATAAAATCCAGTGGACTTCCCATGCTGCGTAAGGATTTTCTGACCGATCTGCTACAGATCGAACAGACCGTGGCAACCCCAGCTTCGGCGCTGCTGGTGATTGTCCGAATGTTTAAGGATGACGGTTATCTTAAGGAAATGATAGAAAGGACGCATGCAGCTGGACTTGCTGCGGTTGTTGAGGCTTTCGATGAAACCGATCTTGTACGGGCCAAGAAGGCCGGTGCCGAGATTATTCAGATCAATAACCGTGATCTTGATACCCTAGGTATCGACATGAATCGTTCTGTCGAATCAATCAGGCAGAAAGATGAAGGCGAAATCTGGATCTGCGCAAGCGGGATCAGCGAGCCGGAAGACTGTGCCCGAATGAACGAACTTGGTTACGATACTGTACTTGTCGGCACTTCCATTATGTCCAGCCCGGACCCGCAGGCCAAGCTCGCATCGCTGGTTGCCGGGGGCAGGTCATGA